The proteins below are encoded in one region of Brassica napus cultivar Da-Ae chromosome A6, Da-Ae, whole genome shotgun sequence:
- the LOC125575795 gene encoding pentatricopeptide repeat-containing protein At4g14170-like: protein MRLAFGSSCYCRAAKNLLFRVTARALSGTTQKNPNNLFSLLHQSPNVNHLRHLHAHLLRTSNYSNVVLSSKLVLAYSKLNHLFPTSLAVFWHMPHRNIFSWNIIIGEFSRSGFPSQSIDLFLRMWGESSVRPDDFTLPLVLRACSASREARLGVHVLSLKLGFGVSLFVSSALVIMYVDIGEILYARKLFDEMLVRDSVLYTAMFGGYVQEGEAVLGLALFREMMCYGFSLDSVVMVSLVTACGQLGTLKHGKSVHGWCIRRCPCLGLNLGNAVVDMYVKCSKLVYAHRVFVEMPTRDVISWSSLVLGYGLDGDVVMSVKLFDEMLEEGIEPNAVTFLGVLSACAHGGLVDKSWLYFRQMHEYKIVPELKHYASMADCMARAGLLEEAEKFMEEMPVEADEAVMGAVLSGCKVYGNVQVGERVAKKLIQLKPGKAGYYVTLAGLYTAAGRFDEAESLRQWMKDKQISKVPGCSSI from the coding sequence ATGCGGTTAGCGTTTGGCTCTTCCTGCTATTGCCGCGCAGCGAAGAATCTGCTGTTCAGAGTCACAGCTCGAGCTTTATCAGGAACCACACAGAAGAATCCTAAtaatctcttctctcttctacATCAATCCCCAAACGTTAACCATCTCCGCCATCTCCACGCTCATCTTCTCCGCACCTCCAACTACTCCAACGTAGTCCTCAGCTCCAAGCTCGTCCTCGCTTACTCCAAGCTTAACCATCTCTTCCCTACCTCGCTCGCTGTCTTCTGGCACATGCCACATCGCAACATCTTCTCATGGAATATAATCATCGGTGAGTTCTCCAGATCAGGCTTTCCCTCGCAATCAATCGATTTGTTTCTTCGTATGTGGGGTGAGTCCAGCGTCAGACCCGATGATTTCACGCTTCCTCTCGTCCTACGAGCTTGCTCTGCCTCTCGGGAGGCGAGGCTCGGTGTTCATGTGCTGAGTTTGAAATTAGGATTCGGCGTGAGTTTGTTTGTTAGTTCCGCGTTAGTGATAATGTATGTTGATATTGGTGAAATTTTATATGCGCGTAAGTTGTTCGATGAAATGCTTGTGAGAGACTCTGTTCTCTACACGGCTATGTTTGGCGGTTATGTTCAGGAAGGAGAAGCTGTCTTGGGTTTGGCTCTGTTCAGAGAAATGATGTGTTATGGGTTTTCGCTAGACTCGGTGGTAATGGTGAGTTTAGTAACGGCTTGTGGACAGCTTGGGACGTTGAAACACGGGAAGAGCGTACATGGGTGGTGTATCAGGAGATGCCCTTGCTTGGGTTTGAATCTCGGCAATGCTGTTGTCGATATGTATGTGAAGTGCTCAAAGCTAGTTTATGCGCATAGAGTTTTCGTTGAGATGCCGACCCGAGACGTGATCTCTTGGAGCTCTCTTGTTTTGGGTTATGGGTTGGACGGGGACGTTGTCATGTCGGTTAAACTGTTTGACGAGATGCTCGAGGAAGGAATCGAGCCCAATGCTGTTACTTTTCTTGGTGTCTTATCAGCATGTGCACACGGTGGCCTTGTGGACAAGTCTTGGCTGTATTTCAGACAGATGCACGAGTATAAGATAGTTCCCGAGTTGAAACACTATGCTAGTATGGCGGATTGTATGGCTAGAGCAGGTCTTTTGGAGGAAGCAGAGAAGTTTATGGAAGAAATGCCCGTGGAAGCTGATGAGGCTGTTATGGGTGCGGTGTTGAGTGGGTGCAAGGTGTATGGGAATGTACAAGTAGGGGAAAGAGTGGCAAAGAAGCTGATCCAACTTAAGCCAGGGAAAGCTGGGTACTATGTGACGTTGGCTGGTCTATATACAGCTGCAGGTCGGTTTGACGAAGCTGAGAGCCTGAGGCAGTGGATGAAGGATAAGCAGATTTCTAAGGTTCCCGGATGTAGCTCAATATAA